The genomic DNA TTCTACTTAAATCCAACTCGCTTATTGCAATTTTTAAAAAGTTTTGCATTAACATTTGTTCGTCCGCGATATGTTCATGAGCTAACTTTAATAGAGCTAAATCATTTAATGTCAACTTATATTGTTTATCTATATATTCCGACAATGCTTTATATTGTTTGTAGAATTCTAGCAATTTATTCAATTTTTCATTGTTCAATGCTTCTTGCACCTCCAAATATAAGCAGACAACTTACTTACTATTATCCTTTATATTTGAAAGCCTGTCCTTT from Staphylococcus taiwanensis includes the following:
- a CDS encoding MarR family transcriptional regulator, which produces MNNEKLNKLLEFYKQYKALSEYIDKQYKLTLNDLALLKLAHEHIADEQMLMQNFLKIAISELDLSRTKLLVSIRRLIEKERLSKVRSTEDERKIYIYMDKTNIEKFDALFNDVEEFLDI